The sequence below is a genomic window from Methanocalculus natronophilus.
TTCAGGTTACAAAATTTTACGGATGATTAGCATGATATCCTACACTCGATACGAGCGGGCCAGGATCATAGGAGCACGCGCCCTCCAGATATCAATGGGGGCACCGGTTCTTGTGAGTACCGGGCGCATAGACCCCCTGGAGATTGCACTTGAGGAGTTTGAGAAAGGGCTTATACCCATCACCGTCAAGCGCCATTTCGGGGATCGGGAAGTTGTGGTGGCATGACGGCGATCGAAGCGGTCAGCCTCCGGACAATCCTTGACAGCCGTGGCAATCCCACTATCGAGGCAGATGTGTGGGTTGAAGGAGGGTTTGGCCGTGCTGCTGCCCCAAGCGGGGCGAGCACCGGTGCTCATGAAGCAGTTGTCAGGCAGCCGCAGGAGGCAGTACCCTATGCATACACCAGGGTCATCCCTGATCTGATCGGCCTTGACGCTACCAGGCAGGTCACCTTCGATCACATCCTCCACGAGATCGATGGAACAGGCAACTTCGCGGAGATCGGAGCTAATGTAGCTGTTGCCCTATCGCTTGCAAATGCAAAGGCAGCCGCATCCGCTCTTGGAGTGGAGCTCTACAGCTATCTTGGCGGAGTCTTCTCCGACGAGACGCCTCTTCCGCTTGGAAATGTCATCGGAGGAGGCGCTCATGCACCCGGAGCAACCGATATCCAGGAATTTCTTGTTGTTCCAACCGGTGCATCCTCCACAGCTGAGGCGGTCTTCACCAATGCAGCCATTCACAAGGAGGTAAAGAAACTCCTCACCAGCAGGGATATCCCATGCGGAAAAGGTGATGAAGGAGCATGGGCACCCCGGATCACTGATAGCGAGGCACTTAACCTGATCTCTTTAGCCATCGACACTGTCACCGATGAGACCGGCGTCACCATTGGAATAGGTCTTGATGTTGCAGCAAGCGAACTCTGGAATGGGGAACGGTATGCATACCGCGACCGTACCCGGTCTACCGAAGACCAGATCGCCTATATCGCTGATCTCGTCGACGAGTTTGGACTCGTCTATGTTGAGGACCCCCTCTTTGAAGAGGATTTTGAAGGGTTCGCAACGCTTACAGACCAGATTAGCGATACCTGCCTCATCTGCGGTGATGATATCTTTGTCACGAACCCCGAACGCATCCAGATGGGAGTCGATCGGGGATCTGCAAGCGCTGTCCTTATAAAGCCAAACCAGATCGGTACACTCACCGACACCTTCGAGGCGATCCGGCTGGCCCACAGCTATGGCCTCCAAACGGTGATGAGCCACCGGTCCGGAGAAACAACAGATACGACCATTGCCCACCTCGCAGTCGCATTTGGGTGCGTCTACCTCAAGTGCGGTATCGTGGGTGGCGAGAGAATAGCTAAATTAAACGAATTGATTCGTATTTCGGAGAATTTCGCATGAGCGAGAATGAACTTGATATCGAACTGAACGAACCCCTTGTCCCGGTCGAGGAGTACCTGGCGGCAGGTGTTCACATCGGAACACAGCAGAAGAGCAACGAGATGAAGAATTTCATCTACCGGGTCCGTGGAGATGGCCTGTATATTATAGATATACGGAAAACCGACGAGCGGATCAAGCAGGCAGCAAAATTCCTCTCAAGGTATGAGGCACCGAAGATCCTCACCGTCACCTCGCGGCAGTACGGACAGTATCCTGCACGGAGATTTGCAGACACAATCGGTGCAATGGCAGCAACCGGCAGGTTCATACCGGGGATGCTCACAAACCCGAGCTTAAGCAAGACCGCGCTGAACAGGTATATCGAGCCGGATGTCGTCATCGTCACCGATCCGATCGGTGATGCACAGGTTGTCAGGGAAGCTGTCCAGACCGGGATTCCCGTGATTGCGCTCTGTGACACAAACAACAGCCTGCGAAACATCGATCTCGTCATCCCAACCAACAATAAGGGACGCAAAGCCCTCTCCATGGTGTACTACCTCCTCACAAAGGAGATGCTCAGGCTCCGTGGTGTTGTAACCTCGCTTACACCAGAGGACTTTGAGACCGATATTTAAATAGTCTGAAGGACAACTGCCAGAAGAGGTGGGGAGTTCTATGGAGATCCGAGAGAGTACGATGGCCGGGATGTTTTACCCGGCAGAGCCCGGGCACCTCGAGCACCTGCTCGAGATGTACTTCCAGGCATCAGAGGGGCGTCTGCATCCAATCGGGATAGTTGTTCCTCATGCCGGATACCCCTACTCCGGTGCTGTTGCGGCACGCGGATATGGCACAATAGACCCGGCATTCTCCGGCACCTTTATCGTCATCGGCCCAAGTCATCGCGGATACCGGACCTGTGTATCCGCACTCCCGTGGGAGACGCCGCTTGGCCTCATCACCAATGATGAGCGGCTCTCAAGGGCGCTTGACCTGCCTGTTGATGAAGAGGCACACCAGGATAACGAGAATTCCCTTGAAACGCAGA
It includes:
- the eno gene encoding phosphopyruvate hydratase → MTAIEAVSLRTILDSRGNPTIEADVWVEGGFGRAAAPSGASTGAHEAVVRQPQEAVPYAYTRVIPDLIGLDATRQVTFDHILHEIDGTGNFAEIGANVAVALSLANAKAAASALGVELYSYLGGVFSDETPLPLGNVIGGGAHAPGATDIQEFLVVPTGASSTAEAVFTNAAIHKEVKKLLTSRDIPCGKGDEGAWAPRITDSEALNLISLAIDTVTDETGVTIGIGLDVAASELWNGERYAYRDRTRSTEDQIAYIADLVDEFGLVYVEDPLFEEDFEGFATLTDQISDTCLICGDDIFVTNPERIQMGVDRGSASAVLIKPNQIGTLTDTFEAIRLAHSYGLQTVMSHRSGETTDTTIAHLAVAFGCVYLKCGIVGGERIAKLNELIRISENFA
- a CDS encoding DNA-directed RNA polymerase subunit K, whose protein sequence is MISYTRYERARIIGARALQISMGAPVLVSTGRIDPLEIALEEFEKGLIPITVKRHFGDREVVVA
- the rpsB gene encoding 30S ribosomal protein S2; its protein translation is MSENELDIELNEPLVPVEEYLAAGVHIGTQQKSNEMKNFIYRVRGDGLYIIDIRKTDERIKQAAKFLSRYEAPKILTVTSRQYGQYPARRFADTIGAMAATGRFIPGMLTNPSLSKTALNRYIEPDVVIVTDPIGDAQVVREAVQTGIPVIALCDTNNSLRNIDLVIPTNNKGRKALSMVYYLLTKEMLRLRGVVTSLTPEDFETDI